A genomic window from Nicotiana sylvestris chromosome 11, ASM39365v2, whole genome shotgun sequence includes:
- the LOC138881506 gene encoding uncharacterized protein codes for MLRKDVAIRWTEECQKAFDKIKEYLSKPPVLVPPELGRPLMLKLSVSDGDFGCVLGQHDETRSKLAKWKIFLSGLDIVYVTQKAVKGQALADHLVENSVDGEYEPLKMYFPDEEVLFVGEDITEVYDSWRMFFDTVANFKEVGIGVVLVSETGQYYPLLGEWDTKNTKILPYLHCVQELIKRFTKIEFKHFPGIQNEFANALATLSSMIQHPDKNFIDPIQIGIHKQPTYYAHVEEEIGRICGSTTSRNT; via the exons atgctgaggaaagatgttgCAATAAGATGGACTGAAGAATGCcagaaagccttcgacaaaatcaaggagtatttaTCTAAACCGCCTGTGTTGGTCCCCCCAGAACTAGGAAGACCTCTAATGCTTAAATTGTCTGTGTCTGATGGGGATTTTGGTTGcgttctaggacaacatgatgaaacaagaA gTAAGTTAGCAAAATGGAAGATATTTCTGAGTGGGTTagacatcgtctatgtaactcagaaggcagtcaaagggcaagcattggcGGATCACTTGGTAGAAAATTCTGTAGACGGAGAATATGAACcattaaaaatgtattttcccgacgagGAGGTGTTGTTTGTAGGAGAAGATATCACCGAGGTGTATGatagttggaggatgttctttgacacAGTAGCAAACTTCAAAGAAGTGGGTATCGGAGTtgtcttagtatcagaaaccggtcaataCTATCCG CTTCTAGGAGAATGGGATACGAAGAACACCAAAATATTGCCATACTTGCATTGTGTACAAGAGCTGAtcaagaggttcacgaagatagagttcaAGCATTTTCCAgggattcagaatgagtttgcaaatgcattagccactttgtcttccatgatacaacacccagataagaatttcattgatcctatccaAATAGGAATTCATAAGCAGCCAACTTATTATGCACATGTTGAAGAAGAGATTGGCAGAATCTGTGGTTCCACAACATCAAGGAATACTTAG